A single genomic interval of Malania oleifera isolate guangnan ecotype guangnan chromosome 13, ASM2987363v1, whole genome shotgun sequence harbors:
- the LOC131146234 gene encoding flavin-containing monooxygenase FMO GS-OX-like 9, whose protein sequence is MVSEGNQLMNKSVCVIGAGPSGLVAARELRKEGHSVVVLEQNHDVGGQWLYNPNVEGEDPLGRGTTLQVHSSIYESLRVMSPREIMGYTDFPFAVKKGKGRDPRRFPGHRELWMYLKEFCGRFRVSEMIRFNRRVEYVGMLDFGNNESMKWVVKSRERESGKVMEEVFDAVVVASGHYSRPRLPLIKGMDAWRRKQLHSHIYRVPEPFRDEVVVVVGNSYSGQDLSMELVEVAKEIHLSAKSLTISEGLCKVIAKHDKLHLRPQIDCLYEDGRVSFVDGSSIIADTILYCTGYSYSFPFLDTKGIVVVDDDRVGPLYEHTFPPSVAPSLSFIGIPRKIIGFPFFESQAKWIAQVLSGKRKLPSWEDMMQSIKEFYNSRDLAGIPKHNTHDIADFEYCDKYADYVGFPHLEEWRKELCISAIINGLADLETYRDSWDDDLDLLQVAHQSPHFTQLPHEAT, encoded by the exons ATGGTTTCGGAAGGGAACCAGCTGATGAATAAGAGTGTGTGCGTGATCGGCGCGGGGCCGTCGGGGCTGGTGGCGGCGAGGGAGCTGAGGAAGGAAGGCCACAGCGTGGTGGTGTTGGAGCAAAACCATGACGTTGGAGGGCAGTGGCTGTACAACCCAAACGTGGAGGGTGAGGACCCTCTGGGAAGGGGAACTACCCTACAGGTCCACAGCAGCATCTATGAGTCGCTGAGGGTGATGTCACCCAGGGAGATAATGGGGTACACGGACTTTCCGTTTGCGGTGAAGAAAGGTAAGGGTAGGGACCCCAGGAGGTTTCCGGGACACAGGGAGCTGTGGATGTACCTTAAGGAGTTCTGTGGGAGGTTTAGGGTGAGCGAGATGATAAGGTTCAACAGGAGGGTGGAGTATGTGGGGATGTTGGATTTTGGGAATAATGAATCGATGAAGTGGGTTGTGAAGAGCAGGGAGAGGGAGTCTGGGAAGGTGATGGAGGAGGTGTTTGATGCTGTCGTTGTGGCTTCTGGCCATTATTCTCGCCCTAGGCTGCCGCTCATTAAAG gaatggatGCTTGGAGAAGGAAGCAACTGCATAGCCACATTTACAGGGTTCCCGAGCCATTCCGTGATGAG gtggtggtggtggttggGAACTCATATAGTGGGCAAGATCTATCAATGGAGCTAGTAGAGGTGGCCAAGGAAATCCATCTTAGTGCCAAATCTCTCACCATCTCCGAGGGTCTCTGTAAAGTCATCGCCAAACATGATAAGTTGCACCTTCGTCCTCAG ATTGATTGTCTTTATGAGGATGGGCGAGTTTCTTTCGTTGATGGCTCTTCGATAATTGCAGACACCATCCTATATTGCACAGG GTATTCATACTCATTTCCTTTCCTTGACACCAAAGGAATAGTGGTTGTAGATGATGATAGAGTGGGACCTTTGTACGAGCATACGTTCCCACCCTCGGTTGCTCCCTCTCTGTCCTTTATAGGCATCCCAAGAAAg ATAATAGGGTTTCCTTTCTTTGAGTCGCAAGCAAAATGGATTGCACAGGTGCTGTCAGGGAAAAGAAAATTGCCATCATGGGAAGACATGATGCAGTCCATTAAAGAGTTCTATAACTCCAGGGATCTTGCTGGCATTCCCAAGCATAATACTCACGATATTGCAGATTTTGAG TACTGTGATAAATATGCAGATTACGTGGGGTTCCCACACTTGGAAGAATGGAGGAAAGAGCTGTGCATATCAGCAATAATAAATGGGTTGGCAGACTTGGAGACATACCGCGATTCATGGGATGATGATTTAGACCTGCTTCAGGTGGCTCATCAAAGCCCCCATTTCACTCAACTTCCCCATGAAGCTACCTAG